A part of Bacillus rossius redtenbacheri isolate Brsri chromosome 1, Brsri_v3, whole genome shotgun sequence genomic DNA contains:
- the LOC134544417 gene encoding chromobox protein homolog 5-like isoform X1: protein MRKMANKRKGKSDAADKTVPNNEQENGEAQHSETESDATKKSRNSKKVQYEEEADNEEPADSTSDKKRKRTSKADETIKDEQDEEYEVESVVDSRQYKGKRQFKIRWKGYGEDNDTWEFEDNLKCPEIIEVYLKENPEKDSSKSQKRGRTTKEKDAKKKKIREESSDSDDNNDSGESVYEVQKIMEVRFKKNGKKEFLIHWKGFQHKHDSWEPEEHLSCPELIKDILEKAEKAKDIPARELRADPKQTKRLNLAMQQKGRRLSRRHQGKERATYATSYAS from the exons atgcggAAGATGGCAAACAAGAGAAAAGGCAAAAGTGATGCCGCTGACAAAACAGTACCAAACAACGAACAAGAAAATGGAGAAGCTCAGCATAGTGAAACTGAAAGTGACGCCACCAAAAAGAGCAGAAATTCTAAAAAAGTTCAGTATGAAGAGGAAGCTGACAATGAAGAACCGGCCGATTCGACTTCGGACAAGAAACGTAAACGCACTTCAAAAGCTGATGAGACAATTAAAGATGAACAAGATGAAGAGTATGAG GTTGAAAGTGTCGTGGATTCAAGGCAATATAAGGGCAAGCGCCAGTTCAAAATCAGATGGAAAGGATATGGTGAGGACAATGATACCTGGGAATTTGAGGACAACTTGAAGTGCCCTGAAATAATTGAGGTGTACCTCAAAGAGAACCCTGAGAAAGATTCTAGCAAGTCGCAGAAAAGGGGACGGACAACAAAAGAAAAAGATGCCAAGAAGAAGAAAATTAGAGAAGAATCGTCAGACAGTGATGACAATAATGATTCTGGAGAAAGTGTATACGAG GTTCAGAAAATCATGGAGGTGCGTTTCaagaaaaatggtaaaaaagaATTCCTCATTCATTGGAAAGGATTCCAACACAAGCATGACTCGTGGGAACCAGAGGAACATCTGTCTTGTCCAGAACTCATCAAAGATATTCTGGAAAAGGCAGAAAAG GCCAAAGACATCCCAGCCAGGGAGCTGCGCGCTGACCCAAAACAAACAAAGAGGTTGAACCTCGCGATGCAACAGAAAGGTCGCCGTCTTAGCCGGAGACACCAGGGAAAAGAACG
- the LOC134544417 gene encoding chromobox protein homolog 5-like isoform X2, which yields MRKMANKRKGKSDAADKTVPNNEQENGEAQHSETESDATKKSRNSKKVQYEEEADNEEPADSTSDKKRKRTSKADETIKDEQDEEYEVESVVDSRQYKGKRQFKIRWKGYGEDNDTWEFEDNLKCPEIIEVYLKENPEKDSSKSQKRGRTTKEKDAKKKKIREESSDSDDNNDSGESVYEVQKIMEVRFKKNGKKEFLIHWKGFQHKHDSWEPEEHLSCPELIKDILEKAEKAKDIPARELRADPKQTKRLNLAMQQKGRRLSRRHQGKER from the exons atgcggAAGATGGCAAACAAGAGAAAAGGCAAAAGTGATGCCGCTGACAAAACAGTACCAAACAACGAACAAGAAAATGGAGAAGCTCAGCATAGTGAAACTGAAAGTGACGCCACCAAAAAGAGCAGAAATTCTAAAAAAGTTCAGTATGAAGAGGAAGCTGACAATGAAGAACCGGCCGATTCGACTTCGGACAAGAAACGTAAACGCACTTCAAAAGCTGATGAGACAATTAAAGATGAACAAGATGAAGAGTATGAG GTTGAAAGTGTCGTGGATTCAAGGCAATATAAGGGCAAGCGCCAGTTCAAAATCAGATGGAAAGGATATGGTGAGGACAATGATACCTGGGAATTTGAGGACAACTTGAAGTGCCCTGAAATAATTGAGGTGTACCTCAAAGAGAACCCTGAGAAAGATTCTAGCAAGTCGCAGAAAAGGGGACGGACAACAAAAGAAAAAGATGCCAAGAAGAAGAAAATTAGAGAAGAATCGTCAGACAGTGATGACAATAATGATTCTGGAGAAAGTGTATACGAG GTTCAGAAAATCATGGAGGTGCGTTTCaagaaaaatggtaaaaaagaATTCCTCATTCATTGGAAAGGATTCCAACACAAGCATGACTCGTGGGAACCAGAGGAACATCTGTCTTGTCCAGAACTCATCAAAGATATTCTGGAAAAGGCAGAAAAG GCCAAAGACATCCCAGCCAGGGAGCTGCGCGCTGACCCAAAACAAACAAAGAGGTTGAACCTCGCGATGCAACAGAAAGGTCGCCGTCTTAGCCGGAGACACCAGGGAAAAGAACGGTGA